A genomic segment from Flavobacterium inviolabile encodes:
- a CDS encoding Sec-independent protein translocase subunit TatA/TatB, which produces MFGIGGGEIFFIILVVLMLFGSDKVPEIARTLGKGMAQIKNATNDIKNEIQKSAEENGITKDLDFTKDLDFTSGITKEIEKAKEDIEDISGPIKRQM; this is translated from the coding sequence ATGTTTGGTATAGGAGGCGGAGAAATTTTCTTCATAATATTAGTGGTCTTGATGTTGTTTGGTTCTGATAAGGTTCCTGAAATTGCGCGTACGCTTGGAAAAGGTATGGCACAGATAAAGAATGCTACGAACGATATTAAAAACGAAATTCAGAAAAGTGCGGAAGAGAACGGTATAACGAAGGATTTGGATTTTACGAAAGACCTGGATTTTACAAGCGGCATTACAAAAGAAATTGAAAAAGCCAAAGAAGATATTGAAGATATTTCCGGACCTATCAAAAGACAAATGTAA